The following proteins are co-located in the Microbacterium sp. SORGH_AS_0888 genome:
- a CDS encoding potassium transporter Trk, which produces MAEQPSEPRVTVEDHLETVRVRRVPRFGLFLVLGALLGVAVAGILTLAFHGTDQPSEIGVQYSAMQVFGFLALAGVAVGLGFGALVALVLDRTVGRRTREVRVDRERVRVEED; this is translated from the coding sequence ATGGCTGAGCAGCCGAGCGAACCCCGCGTCACCGTCGAGGACCACCTCGAGACGGTGCGTGTGCGTCGTGTGCCCCGGTTCGGCCTCTTCCTCGTGCTCGGCGCCCTGCTCGGCGTCGCGGTCGCCGGCATCCTCACCCTCGCCTTCCATGGCACGGATCAGCCCAGCGAGATCGGGGTTCAGTACTCCGCCATGCAGGTCTTCGGGTTCCTCGCCCTGGCCGGTGTGGCGGTCGGCCTCGGGTTCGGCGCGCTCGTCGCGCTCGTGCTCGACCGTACCGTCGGCCGCCGCACCCGCGAGGTGCGCGTCGATCGCGAACGGGTCCGGGTCGAAGAGGACTAA
- a CDS encoding zinc-binding alcohol dehydrogenase translates to MHSGGGPVREDASEAVLLALYLRQALGLRSPEELPSLRGVARLEPQRTDDEQALLERQWREYWAMTVEPQAHPSPVPLALVDGFDTLVALPADGARQLREAIRPLAAEAVRYAQDAHAAYLARAADAPASRSYAGAIAQHERQAGRPAHPFELTVQVLPLAQRGLWWIGSLTVAVTDGLREDVAAFDTAIRPIIAELA, encoded by the coding sequence ATGCACAGCGGCGGGGGCCCGGTCCGCGAGGACGCGAGCGAAGCCGTGCTCCTCGCGCTGTATCTCCGTCAGGCGCTCGGGCTCCGGTCGCCGGAGGAACTGCCGTCGCTCCGCGGCGTCGCACGGCTGGAGCCGCAGCGCACCGACGACGAGCAGGCGCTCCTCGAACGTCAGTGGCGCGAGTACTGGGCCATGACGGTCGAACCGCAGGCTCACCCCTCTCCGGTCCCCCTCGCCCTCGTCGACGGCTTCGACACGCTCGTGGCACTGCCCGCCGACGGCGCACGGCAGCTGCGCGAGGCGATCCGGCCATTGGCCGCGGAGGCCGTGAGGTATGCGCAGGACGCGCACGCCGCGTACCTCGCCCGCGCGGCCGACGCGCCGGCGAGCCGCTCCTACGCGGGCGCGATCGCACAGCATGAACGTCAGGCGGGCCGCCCCGCGCATCCGTTCGAGCTGACCGTGCAGGTGCTTCCGCTCGCGCAGCGGGGACTCTGGTGGATCGGCTCGCTCACGGTCGCGGTGACGGACGGGCTTCGGGAGGACGTCGCCGCCTTCGACACCGCGATCCGCCCGATCATCGCGGAGCTGGCTTAG
- the purM gene encoding phosphoribosylformylglycinamidine cyclo-ligase: MAAPSHDPYSEAGVDTAAGDLAVELMKSAVRRTQGPEVLGGVGGFAGLFDVSALRAYERPLLATSTDGVGTKVAIAQAIDKHDTIGIDLVGMVVDDIVVVGATPLFMTDYIACGKVFPERIADVVRGIAAGCAETGTALVGGETAEHPGLLGINDYDVAGAATGLVEASRVLGAERVRSGDVVIALASSGLHSNGYSLVRHIVARAGISYGHQAADFGTTWGEALLEPTRLYTAPLLRLSDELGDDLRALSHVTGGGIAANLARVLPRGAWTELDRATWAPPAVFQVLADLGDLAISDTEATWNLGIGFLAVVAPERADAAIAALARDGIDAWQAGVVRDGVRPGGDWVEGAKGVDGGAVRLVGGYAGTPRDGAN, encoded by the coding sequence GTGGCCGCCCCATCCCACGATCCCTACTCCGAGGCCGGTGTCGACACCGCCGCCGGAGACCTCGCTGTCGAGCTGATGAAGTCGGCCGTGCGTCGCACCCAGGGTCCGGAGGTCCTCGGAGGCGTCGGCGGGTTCGCCGGCCTCTTCGACGTGTCCGCCCTCAGGGCCTACGAACGTCCGCTGCTCGCGACCAGCACCGACGGCGTCGGCACGAAGGTCGCGATCGCCCAGGCGATCGACAAGCACGACACGATCGGCATCGATCTCGTGGGCATGGTCGTCGACGACATCGTCGTCGTGGGCGCCACGCCGCTGTTCATGACCGACTACATCGCGTGCGGAAAGGTCTTCCCGGAACGCATCGCCGACGTCGTCCGCGGCATCGCCGCCGGATGCGCCGAGACCGGCACCGCCCTCGTGGGCGGGGAGACCGCGGAGCACCCCGGTCTGCTCGGCATCAACGACTACGACGTCGCGGGGGCTGCGACCGGCCTCGTCGAGGCGAGCCGGGTGCTGGGCGCTGAGCGCGTGCGCTCCGGCGACGTCGTGATCGCGCTCGCCTCGAGCGGCCTCCACTCGAACGGCTACTCCCTCGTCCGGCACATCGTCGCGCGCGCCGGCATCTCCTACGGCCACCAGGCGGCCGACTTCGGCACGACCTGGGGAGAGGCTCTCCTCGAGCCGACGCGGCTGTACACCGCGCCGCTGCTGCGCCTGTCCGACGAGCTCGGCGACGATCTGCGCGCCCTCAGCCACGTCACGGGCGGCGGCATCGCCGCCAATCTCGCGCGCGTCCTCCCGCGCGGCGCGTGGACCGAGCTCGACCGTGCCACGTGGGCGCCGCCCGCCGTCTTCCAGGTGCTCGCCGACCTGGGCGACCTCGCGATCTCCGACACCGAGGCCACGTGGAACCTCGGCATCGGATTCCTTGCGGTCGTCGCCCCGGAGCGGGCGGATGCGGCCATCGCCGCCCTCGCGCGCGACGGCATCGACGCGTGGCAGGCCGGTGTCGTGCGCGACGGCGTGCGCCCCGGCGGCGACTGGGTCGAAGGTGCCAAGGGCGTCGACGGCGGCGCGGTGCGCCTGGTCGGCGGCTACGCCGGCACCCCCCGAGACGGAGCGAACTAA
- the purF gene encoding amidophosphoribosyltransferase: MCGIVGMVGQGPVNQDIYDGLLLLQHRGQDSTGIATAEPNGVFHSHKARGQVREAFRTRDMRSLLGTIGLGHCRYATKGTASSEEEAQPFYVNAPYGIVLVHNGNLTNTRELTDELFHKDRRHLNTSSDTELLVNVLANELQAAIGGLELDPEQIFQAVSRVHERVEGSYATIALLAGYGLLAFRDPFGIRPLILGTRQAENGKYEWIVASESLVLENAGFDVVRDVLPGEAVFIDLDGTLHTRQCASDPKLVPCSFEYVYLARPDSIMNGISVYEARLRMGDRLADTIARYTPQGSIDVVMPIPDSARPAAMQVARKLGIEYREGFYKNRYVGRTFIMPGQAVRKKSVRQKLNAMSSEFKGKNVLLIDDSIVRGTTSKEIIQMARDAGATSVTFASAAPPVRFPHVYGINMPSRHELVAHGRTIPEIATELGADYMVYQEVEDLKAAILEGSDVEDLDMSCFDGRYVTGTVTQEYLDWVEGTQTS, translated from the coding sequence ATGTGCGGAATCGTCGGCATGGTCGGGCAGGGTCCGGTCAACCAGGACATCTACGACGGGCTGCTCCTGCTGCAGCACCGGGGGCAGGATTCGACGGGGATCGCGACCGCCGAGCCCAACGGGGTGTTCCACTCCCACAAGGCACGCGGCCAGGTGCGCGAGGCGTTCCGCACCCGCGACATGCGGTCGCTGCTGGGCACCATCGGTCTCGGTCACTGCCGCTATGCCACGAAGGGCACGGCCTCCAGCGAGGAGGAGGCCCAGCCGTTCTACGTCAACGCGCCCTACGGCATCGTCCTCGTGCACAACGGCAACCTCACCAACACCCGTGAGCTCACCGACGAGCTGTTCCACAAGGACCGCCGTCACCTCAACACGAGCTCGGACACCGAGCTGCTCGTGAACGTGCTGGCCAACGAGCTGCAGGCCGCGATCGGCGGGCTCGAGCTCGACCCCGAGCAGATCTTCCAGGCCGTCTCCCGCGTCCACGAGCGGGTGGAGGGGTCGTACGCCACGATCGCGCTGCTCGCGGGCTACGGTCTGCTCGCCTTCCGCGACCCCTTCGGCATCCGGCCTCTCATCCTCGGCACGCGGCAGGCCGAGAACGGCAAGTACGAGTGGATCGTCGCCTCCGAGTCGCTCGTGCTCGAGAACGCCGGGTTCGACGTCGTCCGCGACGTGCTGCCGGGCGAGGCCGTGTTCATCGACCTCGACGGCACGCTGCACACGCGGCAGTGCGCCTCCGACCCGAAGCTCGTCCCGTGCTCGTTCGAGTACGTCTACCTCGCGCGGCCCGACTCGATCATGAACGGCATCTCGGTGTACGAGGCGCGGCTGCGCATGGGCGATCGGCTGGCGGACACGATCGCCCGCTACACCCCGCAGGGATCCATCGACGTGGTCATGCCGATCCCGGACTCGGCCCGCCCTGCGGCGATGCAGGTGGCGCGCAAGCTCGGCATCGAGTACCGCGAGGGCTTCTACAAGAACCGCTACGTCGGACGCACGTTCATCATGCCGGGACAGGCGGTGCGCAAGAAGAGCGTGCGGCAGAAGCTGAACGCGATGTCGAGCGAGTTCAAGGGCAAGAACGTGCTGCTGATCGACGACTCGATCGTGCGCGGCACGACGAGCAAGGAGATCATCCAGATGGCGCGGGATGCGGGAGCCACCTCGGTGACCTTCGCGAGCGCCGCGCCGCCCGTGCGCTTCCCGCACGTCTACGGGATCAACATGCCCTCGCGCCACGAGCTCGTCGCTCACGGCCGCACGATCCCCGAGATCGCGACCGAGCTCGGGGCCGACTACATGGTCTACCAGGAGGTCGAGGACCTCAAAGCGGCCATCCTGGAGGGCTCGGATGTCGAGGACCTCGACATGAGCTGCTTCGACGGCCGGTACGTGACCGGAACCGTGACCCAGGAGTACCTCGACTGGGTCGAGGGCACCCAGACCTCCTGA
- a CDS encoding DUF3073 domain-containing protein, whose amino-acid sequence MGRGRQKAKHTKIARELKYDTYSVNYAALERELGHPSDGEDEYVDKWADEYADEDEDEERVDAR is encoded by the coding sequence ATGGGGCGTGGCCGTCAAAAGGCGAAGCACACCAAGATCGCCCGTGAACTCAAGTACGACACCTATTCGGTGAACTACGCGGCCTTGGAGCGCGAGCTCGGGCACCCGAGTGACGGCGAAGACGAGTATGTCGACAAGTGGGCAGACGAGTACGCCGACGAAGACGAGGACGAAGAGCGAGTCGACGCGCGCTGA
- a CDS encoding PadR family transcriptional regulator: MSPVFSHGDLRLYLLSLLEDGPRHGYDLMTALTERTGGTYTPSAGTIYPRLAKLEEEGLVTKTVDGRKTVYAITDAGRAEVAARTDDLQDIEAGLADSVRLIADQVRGSVTAAMKSLRADLAAAAAADRRGDIPRPEPEPESDARTRTREQIRRAETLLAEFRGQVRADLRTHAARGGEVAAGIVDDLAAALDAAAREVTRRLRG; encoded by the coding sequence ATGAGCCCGGTGTTCTCGCATGGCGACCTGCGCCTCTACCTGCTGAGCCTGCTCGAAGACGGCCCCCGGCACGGATACGACCTGATGACCGCACTCACCGAACGCACCGGCGGCACCTACACGCCGAGCGCCGGCACGATCTACCCCCGCCTCGCGAAGCTCGAGGAAGAGGGCCTCGTGACCAAGACGGTCGATGGCCGCAAGACGGTCTACGCGATCACGGACGCCGGACGCGCCGAGGTCGCCGCCCGGACCGACGATCTCCAGGACATCGAAGCGGGCCTCGCCGACTCCGTGCGCCTCATCGCCGACCAGGTGCGCGGCAGTGTCACGGCCGCCATGAAGAGCCTGCGCGCCGATCTCGCCGCCGCTGCCGCCGCGGACCGGCGCGGGGACATCCCCCGCCCCGAGCCGGAGCCCGAGTCCGACGCCCGGACCCGCACCCGCGAGCAGATCCGCCGCGCCGAGACGCTGCTGGCCGAGTTCCGCGGCCAGGTGCGGGCCGACCTGCGCACGCACGCGGCCCGCGGCGGCGAGGTGGCCGCGGGCATCGTGGACGATCTCGCCGCGGCCCTGGACGCCGCGGCCCGCGAGGTGACGCGAAGGCTTCGCGGATGA
- a CDS encoding DUF4097 family beta strand repeat-containing protein encodes MTPEKWLIHPGETRVIDLDDVRAAKIGLVGGQVDVVVHDEPGMRIEVHSVTVKDLRIEVADGNVEIDHPQLRWDNFLEVFRNFGSGGPAADVSVAVPRTLALTLGVVSAGALVSGLEGKTRLNTVSGDIIVDGHRGELAINSVSGDVQIRDLDGGLNANSVSGDIAVTGRITEATVDTVSGAVLIDAHGPVHRIGLNSVSGDGTIRLDARHPANYVVRSASGRVQLDGEVRSGKGGPITNYVGSRGELSGAFVDLRANSVSGDLTIVRRTGDSEDER; translated from the coding sequence ATGACACCGGAGAAGTGGCTCATCCACCCCGGAGAGACGAGGGTGATCGATCTCGACGACGTCCGGGCGGCCAAGATCGGGCTGGTCGGCGGCCAGGTCGATGTCGTCGTGCACGACGAACCCGGCATGCGGATCGAGGTGCACTCGGTGACGGTCAAGGATCTCCGGATCGAGGTCGCGGACGGCAACGTCGAGATCGACCACCCCCAGCTGCGCTGGGACAACTTCCTCGAGGTGTTCCGCAACTTCGGCAGCGGGGGCCCCGCGGCCGATGTGAGCGTCGCCGTGCCCCGCACGCTCGCGCTCACGCTGGGCGTGGTCAGCGCCGGGGCGCTCGTCTCCGGGCTCGAGGGGAAGACGCGCCTCAACACGGTCTCCGGCGACATCATCGTCGACGGGCACCGCGGCGAGCTCGCGATCAACTCGGTCTCCGGAGACGTCCAGATCCGCGACCTCGACGGCGGGCTGAACGCCAACAGCGTCTCGGGCGACATCGCGGTCACGGGCAGGATCACCGAGGCGACGGTCGACACGGTCTCGGGAGCCGTGCTGATCGACGCCCACGGCCCCGTGCACCGGATCGGGCTGAACTCCGTCTCGGGCGACGGCACGATCCGCCTCGACGCCCGGCATCCCGCCAACTACGTCGTGCGCAGCGCGAGCGGCCGCGTGCAGCTCGACGGCGAGGTGCGCAGCGGCAAGGGCGGCCCGATCACGAACTACGTCGGATCGCGCGGCGAGCTCAGCGGGGCGTTCGTCGACCTTCGCGCCAACTCCGTCTCGGGCGACCTCACGATCGTCCGCCGTACCGGGGACTCCGAGGACGAGCGATGA